The Seleniivibrio woodruffii genome window below encodes:
- a CDS encoding ABC transporter substrate-binding protein — MKKILIAASVLLLSISAYAEVKIGALLALTGPISNIGKPSQEILEGVIADANKAKFMGEPITLITYDTQGMPDKTMLFAKRLINKDEVNVIVGPTSTGEAMSILGSIMEAQIPTMGFVGGTPPVEPVRQYMFKSPQKTSTAVEKTFGYLKKKGLTKIGVVVDATGFGQDGLDQINKYAAGMTITGVEKFNMTDTDMTTQMKKILDTKPQAIVVWTVGKAGAVAAKSLRALDKNIPLIQSHGIADFAYTKLAGDAAEGSIMPALKIVVANQLPANDPQKKAIELFNKRYGKLIDETSVHAIYAYDGLNLMLNALKRSKNEKITVIQALETTKNFTGVTGVYNLSKTDHCGLDASSLVMVKIKNGQFVLEDM; from the coding sequence CACAGGGCCTATCTCGAATATCGGCAAGCCCTCGCAGGAGATTCTGGAAGGGGTCATAGCCGATGCAAACAAGGCAAAGTTCATGGGCGAGCCCATAACCCTTATCACCTATGACACTCAGGGGATGCCCGACAAAACGATGCTCTTCGCAAAAAGACTCATCAACAAGGATGAGGTCAATGTCATAGTCGGCCCCACATCAACAGGCGAGGCGATGTCTATCCTCGGCTCCATTATGGAAGCCCAGATACCCACAATGGGATTTGTGGGCGGAACTCCCCCTGTTGAACCCGTCCGTCAGTACATGTTCAAGTCGCCCCAGAAAACATCAACAGCTGTTGAAAAAACCTTCGGCTATCTGAAAAAGAAAGGCCTGACAAAGATCGGCGTTGTCGTTGACGCTACCGGCTTCGGTCAGGACGGGCTTGATCAGATAAACAAATACGCCGCAGGAATGACCATCACAGGCGTTGAAAAATTCAACATGACCGACACGGATATGACAACCCAGATGAAAAAGATTCTGGACACAAAGCCTCAGGCCATAGTGGTGTGGACGGTGGGCAAGGCGGGTGCAGTAGCCGCCAAGAGTCTCCGTGCCCTTGACAAGAACATCCCCCTCATCCAGTCCCACGGCATAGCGGATTTCGCCTATACCAAGCTGGCGGGTGATGCGGCCGAAGGCTCCATTATGCCCGCTCTCAAAATAGTCGTTGCAAATCAGCTCCCCGCAAACGACCCCCAGAAAAAAGCAATCGAGCTTTTCAACAAACGCTACGGAAAGCTCATCGACGAGACATCGGTTCACGCCATCTATGCATATGACGGGCTGAACCTGATGCTGAACGCACTGAAACGCTCAAAAAATGAGAAGATAACTGTAATTCAGGCTCTTGAGACCACAAAGAATTTCACAGGCGTCACAGGAGTCTATAACCTTTCAAAAACAGACCACTGCGGTCTGGATGCTTCTTCGCTGGTCATGGTGAAGATCAAGAACGGTCAGTTTGTACTGGAAGATATGTAA
- a CDS encoding thiamine pyrophosphate-dependent enzyme, with protein MVNGFFLGNELIALAAVNSGVKSAYAYPGTPSSEILSAFQKFAPERYAQWSLNEKIALELAAGEAISGSSTLCCMKMVGLNVAADPLFSVAYTGVAGAMVLVSADDPGPYSSQTEQDSRMYAVSAKMPVLDPCNPQDAYRLTMLAYDISTKYKLPVMVRPVMRVCHSRQNFETGEAAAQPLHGQFQKDMPRWAATPKFRRILHEKLNRSLDLLAAEMAPKIPEKKYDMAVVASGYAYAMAKDIIDELNLPFDIIKVDMPYPLDRQFVIETELVYDRIVVLEETFPVIEHNFTIKTVGRLNGLIPSEGELTPDIIADILLTTAGIQHEREKAEAETAETPVNLKPRLCAGCGHRPAFYAMKLAAPDGIFPGDIGCYTLGINLNAVDTCICMGASITFAEALKRSNPEKPVICTIGDSTFFHTGVTGLTNAVVNNAPIVVAILDNETTAMTGFQPVPHLSGKLTIEQACRGAGVNHIVTVDPYNLKKGTEALKQAIAYAHTDNAPAVVIFNKECVTKTRYKNKKTAEISDACTDCTICYEKFECPAISRNRVKRMAEIDQNACVGCMVCIQVCPIKAIGVKK; from the coding sequence ATGGTCAACGGTTTCTTTCTGGGCAACGAGCTGATAGCTCTCGCCGCTGTAAATTCCGGCGTTAAAAGCGCATATGCCTATCCCGGCACTCCCTCCAGTGAAATCCTCTCTGCGTTTCAGAAGTTCGCACCAGAGCGTTACGCTCAATGGTCGCTGAACGAAAAGATAGCTCTGGAACTGGCCGCAGGCGAGGCCATATCCGGTTCTTCAACTCTCTGCTGTATGAAAATGGTGGGACTGAACGTAGCCGCCGATCCGCTTTTCAGCGTGGCCTACACAGGCGTTGCGGGCGCAATGGTGCTTGTTTCCGCCGACGATCCCGGCCCCTACAGCAGCCAGACCGAGCAGGACAGCCGTATGTATGCGGTGAGCGCAAAGATGCCCGTTCTGGATCCATGCAACCCGCAGGATGCCTACAGGCTGACCATGCTGGCATATGATATATCTACTAAATACAAGCTTCCGGTAATGGTGCGACCGGTTATGCGTGTCTGTCACTCCCGCCAGAATTTTGAGACTGGCGAGGCTGCGGCACAGCCCCTTCATGGGCAATTCCAAAAGGACATGCCACGCTGGGCGGCAACTCCTAAGTTCCGCCGTATTCTCCATGAAAAACTGAACAGAAGCCTCGACCTACTCGCTGCCGAGATGGCACCGAAAATACCCGAAAAGAAATACGACATGGCAGTGGTTGCCTCCGGCTATGCCTATGCCATGGCGAAAGACATAATAGACGAACTGAATCTGCCCTTCGACATCATAAAGGTCGATATGCCCTATCCTCTGGACAGGCAGTTCGTAATCGAAACCGAGCTGGTCTACGACAGGATAGTGGTTCTGGAAGAGACCTTTCCCGTTATCGAACATAACTTTACAATAAAGACCGTCGGCAGGCTGAACGGACTTATCCCCTCCGAAGGGGAGCTGACGCCCGACATCATCGCCGACATACTGCTCACCACGGCGGGCATACAGCACGAACGTGAAAAGGCGGAGGCGGAAACCGCCGAAACTCCCGTTAACCTGAAACCCCGACTCTGCGCAGGATGCGGACACAGACCGGCTTTCTATGCCATGAAGCTGGCGGCTCCGGACGGTATTTTCCCCGGCGATATCGGCTGTTATACTCTGGGCATAAATCTGAACGCAGTTGACACCTGCATATGCATGGGAGCATCCATCACATTTGCAGAGGCTCTTAAACGATCCAATCCCGAAAAACCCGTAATATGCACCATAGGCGATTCCACTTTCTTCCACACTGGAGTGACCGGACTCACCAACGCAGTTGTGAACAACGCACCCATAGTGGTTGCCATTCTGGACAACGAAACCACTGCAATGACAGGTTTTCAGCCCGTGCCCCATCTGTCGGGCAAGCTCACCATTGAGCAGGCATGCAGAGGCGCAGGAGTTAACCATATCGTCACCGTTGATCCCTATAATCTGAAAAAGGGGACGGAGGCGCTGAAACAGGCTATCGCATACGCCCACACGGACAACGCTCCGGCAGTGGTAATCTTCAACAAAGAGTGCGTTACCAAAACGAGATATAAGAACAAAAAGACGGCGGAGATCTCCGATGCCTGCACCGACTGCACCATCTGCTATGAAAAATTTGAATGTCCCGCCATCTCCCGCAACAGGGTTAAAAGGATGGCAGAGATAGACCAGAACGCCTGCGTGGGCTGCATGGTCTGCATTCAGGTCTGCCCGATAAAGGCCATAGGGGTGAAGAAATGA
- a CDS encoding 2-oxoacid:acceptor oxidoreductase family protein: protein MIQGIICGKGGQGVITLNAMIGTLAANMNIPAVSAETHGMAMRGGSVATYIKIGQGLSASVAEHSADFIISLTKDEALRNLNFIKKDGILIVDSEKPLDIKGIRVIALPASDIAEEKFGGWIYGGQVLLGIFLGCFGAIDTAKALEILRNAPKISIEAIEYGVKHAQAD, encoded by the coding sequence ATGATTCAGGGAATTATCTGCGGCAAGGGCGGACAGGGTGTCATAACCCTTAACGCCATGATAGGCACTCTGGCGGCAAACATGAATATTCCCGCAGTATCTGCGGAGACCCACGGAATGGCCATGCGTGGCGGTTCTGTGGCAACGTACATAAAGATAGGTCAGGGGCTGAGCGCATCCGTTGCGGAGCATTCGGCGGATTTCATAATCAGTCTGACAAAGGATGAGGCGCTCAGAAACCTGAACTTCATCAAAAAGGACGGAATACTCATTGTGGACAGCGAGAAACCGCTGGACATAAAAGGGATAAGAGTTATCGCACTGCCAGCATCCGACATTGCCGAAGAAAAATTCGGCGGGTGGATATACGGCGGTCAGGTGCTGTTGGGCATCTTTCTGGGCTGTTTCGGAGCAATTGACACCGCAAAAGCTCTGGAAATCCTCAGAAACGCACCTAAAATCAGTATCGAAGCCATAGAATACGGGGTGAAACATGCACAAGCTGACTGA